GTCACGCCGGGACTTTTCGTTCGCGGGTGCTGCTTTTTAATTCGATTTCCTGATTCAGGCGCCCTAAACAAAAACGCCCGGCCAAAGGGCCGGGCGCTTTTCTCAGGCAATCTTACTTATCGTCAGCATTGCCCGGAACATTAGCGGTTTCGCCGCTTGTACCTTCAACTTCTTCTTTCATGCGTTTGAGGCCCAGGTGACGCACGTCGGTGCCGCGCACCAGGTAGATCACCAGTTCCGAGATGTTGCGCGCATGATCGCCGATGCGTTCCAGCGAACGCAGCACCCAGATGATGCTCAGAACCCGCGAGATAGAGCGCGGGTCTTCCATCATGTAGGTCGCCAGCTCGCGCAGGGCGGTCTTGTATTCGCGGTCGATGACCTTGTCGTATTGCGCCACCGACAAGGCTAGATCGGCATCGAAGCGGGCAAACGCGTCCAGCGCATCGCGAACCATGTTGCGCACCTGATCGCCGATGTGACGGACCTCGACGTAACCACGCGGCGCTTCACCTTCTTCGCACAGCTGAATGGCGCGACGGGCGATCTTGGTCGCTTCGTCGCCGATGCGCTCCAGATCGATCACCGACTTGGAGATGCTGATGATCAGCCGCAGGTCGGACGCCGCCGGCTGACGACGGGCAAGAATGCGCAGGCATTCTTCGTCGATGTTGCGTTCCATCTGGTTGATCTGGTCGTCGATCTCGCGCACCTGCTGAGCCAGGCCAGAGTCGGCCTCGATCAGCGCGGTGACCGCGTCGTTGACCTGCTTCTCGACCAGCCCGCCCATGGCCAGGAGGTGGCTGCGCACTTCCTCAAGCTCGGCGTTGAACTGCGCGGAGATGTGGTGGGTAAGGCCTTCTTTACTAATCATGGTGGCGTCCTTGGAGCGTCCGGTAAGGTGCGGTGGGCCGCAGCGTCAATTCTGTGAATAACCGCAACTGTCAGCCATAACGACCGGTGATGTAGTCTTCGGTCTGTTTCTTCGCCGGATTGGTGAACAGGGTGTCGGTGTCGCCGAATTCCACCAGTTTGCCCATGTACATGAACGCCGTGTAGTCGGAAACCCGCGCGGCCTGCTGCATGTTGTGGGTCACGATGACGATGGTGAACTTGGACTTCAGCTCGTAGATCAGCTCTTCGACTTTCAGGGTCGAGATCGGATCGAGGGCCGAGCACGGTTCGTCGAGCAGCAACACTTCCGGTTCAACGGCGATGGTGCGCGCGATCACCAGACGCTGCTGCTGACCACCGGACAGGCCGAGTGCCGAGTCGTGCAGACGGTCTTTGACTTCGTCCCACAGTGCCGCGCCTTTCAATGCCCACTCGACCGCTTCGTCGAGAATGCGCTTCTTGTTGATGCCCTGGATGCGCAGCCCGTAGACCACGTTTTCGTAGATGGTTTTGGGGAACGGGTTGGGCTTCTGGAACACCATGCCGACGCGGCGACGCAGCTCGGCAACGTCTTCACCCTTGCGGTAGATGTTGTTGCCGTACAGGTTGATCGCACCTTCGACACGGCAACCGTCAACCAGGTCGTTCATACGATTGAAGGTACGCAGCAGCGTGGACTTGCCGCAGCCGGACGGGCCGATAAACGCGGTCACGCGCTGTTTCGGGATGTTCATGCTGACGTCGAACAGCGCCTGCTTCTCGCCGTAGAACAGGCTCAGGCCCGGGACTTCGATGGCCACGGTTTCCTGCTCAAGGCTCAGGCTCTGCTTGTCGCGACCCAGGGCCGACATGTTGATGCCGTGGGTATGTGTTTCGTGCTGCATGGGAGGCTCCCTGTGCTAACAAATTCGGTTCGGAACACTGCTTGTTGCAGCTTCCATCAATATTGCGGTGGCCGCGGATCAATGTGGGAGCGAGCTTGCTCGCGAAGGGGCCCTTAAGACCGCCAAAAGCTTCGCGAGCAAGCTCGCTCCCACAGGGTTCGCGCCGTCCTTAGCTATCCAGCGCTTTGTATTTTTCGCGCAGGTGGTTACGAATCCACACCGCCGACAGGTTCAACGTAGCGATCACCAGCACCAGCAGCAGCGCCGTGGCGTACACCAGTGGTCGTGCCGCTTCGACGTTCGGGCTCTGGAAGCCGACGTCATAGATGTGGAAGCCCAGGTGCATGATCTTCTGGTCCAGGTGCAGGTATGGGTAGTTGCCGTCCACCGGCAGCGACGGCGCCAGCTTCACCACACCCACCAGCATCAGCGGCGCCACTTCACCGGCGGCGCGGGCCACGGCGAGGATCATGCCGGTCATCATCGCCGGGCTGGCCATAGGCAGGACGATCTTCCACAGCGTTTCCGCCTTGGTCGCGCCCAGCGCCAGCGAGCCTTCACGGACGGTGCGCGGGATACGCGCCAGACCTTCCTCGGTCGCCACGATCACCACCGGCACCGCCAGCAGCGCCAGGGTCAGCGAGGCCCAGAGCAGACCCGGAGTACCGAACGTCGGCGCCGGCAGTGCTTCGGGGAAGAACAAACGGTCGACCGAACCACCCAGCACGTAGACGAAGAAGCCCAGACCGAATACGCCGTAGACGATCGCCGGAACGCCGGCGAGGTTGTTCACGGCGATGCGGATGATCCGGGTCAGGGCGTTCTGCTTGGCGTATTCACGCAGGTAGACCGCCGCCAGCACGCCGAACGGAGTCACGATCATCGCCATGATCAGGGTCATCATCACCGTGCCGAAAATCGCCGGGAAGATCCCGCCTTCGGTGTTCGCTTCACGCGGATCGTCGGAAAGGAATTCCCAGACCTTGCTGAAGTAGAAACCGATCTTGGTCATCGTGCCCATGGCATTCGGCTGATAGGCGTGAACCACTTTGCCCAGGCTGATTTCGATCTCTTTGCCGTTGGCATCGCGGGCAGTCAGCGCGTCGCGGTTGAACTGCGCATGCAGATCGCTCAGACGCGCTTCGATGTCCTGATAACGCGCGTTCAGCTCGGCACGCTCGGCGTCCATGTCCGCTTGCGCGGTGGCGTCGAGCTTGCCGTCCAGTTCCAGTTTGCGCCCGTGCAGACGGATGCGTTCCAGCCCTGCGTTGATCGCACCGATGTCGGTCTTTTCCAGCGATTTGAGTTGTGCAGCAAGGCCGTTCACACGGTTGATCCGCGCTTGCAGCTCAGGCCAGGCCGCTTCGCCTTCGGCGATCACCTTGCCGTCCTGTTTGACGTTGACCAGGTAGCCGTAGAAGTTGCCCCACTCGCGACGCTCGATCGCCATCAGTTCCGGCGGCGTGGTCTGCTTGGTCAGCCACTCGCCGACCACCCAGGTGAAGTCGTTGCCGTTCAGGTCACGGTTGCCGACCTTGATCAGCTCGCGGGTCATGAATTCCGGGCCCTGATCAGGCACCGGCAGGCCGGCGCTTTTCAGGCGTGCGCGCGGTACTTCTTCTTTCTGTACCACTTCGCCGATGACCAGATGATTGGCCTGGCCAGGTACGTCGTAGCTGGCGTGGATCAGGTCCGCCGGCCAGAAGTGACCCAGACCGCGCACGGCAATCACCGCCAGCAGGCCAATGGTCATGATGACCGCGATGGACACCGCGCCACCGCTGATCCAGACGCCCGGGGCGCCGCTCTTGAACCATCCATTCAGGGAGTTCTGTTTCACAGACTTCTACCTTTCTTAAAGCGACGAGTATTTCTTGCGCAGACGCTGACGAATCAGTTCTGCCAGGGTGTTCATGACGAAGGTGAACAACAGCAGCACCAGCGCCGAGAGGAACAGCACGCGGTAGTGGCTGCCGCCGACTTCCGACTCGGGCATTTCCACCGCGACGTTGGCGGCCAGGGTGCGCAGGCCTTCGAACAGGTTCATTTCCATGACCGGGGTGTTACCCGTGGCCATCAGCACGATCATGGTTTCGCCGACCGCACGGCCCATGCCGATCATCAGTGCGGAGAAGATGCCCGGGCTGGCGGTGAGGATCACCACGCGGGTCATGGTCTGCCACGGCGTGGCACCGAGCGCCAGGGAACCGAGGGTCAGGCCACGCGGCACACTGAACACGGCATCTTCGGCAATCGAGTAGATGTTCGGGATCACCGCAAAACCCATCGCCAGACCGACTACCAGAGCGTTGCGCTGGTCGTAGGTGATGCCCAGGTCGTGGGAGATCCACATGCGCATGTCACCGCCGAAGAACCAGTTCTCCATGTACGGACTCATGTACAGCGACAGCCAACCGACAAACAGGATCACCGGAATCAACAGCGCACTTTCCCAGCCATCCGGGACTTTCAGGCGGATCGACTCAGGCAGACGACTGAAGGTGAAGCCGGCGACCAGAATGCCGATCGGCAACAGCATCAGCAGGCTGAAGATGCCCGGCAGATGCCCTTCCACATACGGGGCGAGGAACAGACCGGCGAAGAAACCGAGGATTACCGTCGGCATCGCTTCCATCAGCTCGATCACCGGTTTGACCTTGCGGCGCATGCCCGGGGCCATGAAGTACGCGGTGTAGATCGCTGCGGCAACCGCCAGCGGCGCAGCCAGCAGCATGGCGTAGAACGCCGCCTTCAGGGTGCCGAAGGTCAGTGGCGACAGGCTCAGTTTCGGTTCGAAATCGGTGTTGGCGGCGGTCGATTGCCAGACGTATTTAGGTTCGTCGTAGTTCTCGTACCAGACCTTGCTCCACAACGCGCTCCACGACACTTCCGGGTGCGGGTTGTCGAGCAGCAGCGGTTGCAGCTTGCCGCCGGCCTCGACGATCACCCGGTTGGCGCGTGGCGACAGGCCGAACAGGCCCTGGCCTTCGGCAACCGGCTCGACCAGCAGGGTGCGGTGCGCGGTGCTGTGGAACACGCCGAGCTTGCCGCTGGCATCGAGGGCCACGAAGCCCTTGCGACGCTCTTCGGCGGTAATTTCAACAATCGGCGTGGTGCCCATCTGGAAGGTACGGATCTGCTTCAGGCGCAGCTCGCCATCGGTATCGCGAGCCATGAACCACTGGGCCAGGCCACCCTTGGAATCACCGATGATCAGCGAGATGCCGCCCACCAGTTGCGTGCTCGCGGTGACTTCGGCGTCAGCGTTTTCCAGCAGCTTGTAGCGACCGTTGAGGCTCTTGTCGCGCAAGCTGAACACGTCGGCCTGGGCACGCCCGTTGACCACGTACAGCCATTGCTGGCGCGGGTCGACGAAGATGTTTTTCACCGGTTCAGTCATCTGCGGCAGCTCGATACGCTTCTGCTCGTTGGTGACTTCGCCGGTCATCATGTTTTCTTCGCTGGTCAGCGCCAGCACATTGAGTTGCGAACCGGTAGAACCGACCAGCATCAGCGTCGAATCGGTGGCGTTGAGGCTGACGTGCTCCAGCGCACCGCCGCCCTCGTTCACCGCGATCGGCGCTTCGCCATACGGGTATTCGATGGCCGGGGTGATGGTTTTCTTGCCATCGGGGTAGCTGACTTTATAGGTGTGACGGAACACCAGCGCCTGGCCGTTGGACAGGCCCACGGCTACCAGCGGATGACCTGGCTGGTCTTCGCCAATGGAAGTTACGGTAGCGCCGGCAGGCACCGGCAGATCGACGCGCTTCAATTCAGCGCCACTGTCGATGTCGAAGAACAGCGCCTGGCCCTTGTCGGAAACGCGCATCGCCACCTGATTCTGCTCTTCGAGCGAAATCATCAGCGGCTTGCCGGCGTCCTGCATCCAGGCTGGGGTAATGGCATCTTTCGCGGTCAGACTGGCACCCTGGAACAACGGTGCAACGACGTAGGCGAGGAAGAAGAAGATCAGGGTGATGGCTGCCAGCACCGCCAGACCGCCAACGAGGACGTACCAACGGGTGAAGCGATCCTTGAGCGCGCGAATGCGGCGCTTGCGTTGCAGCTCAGGCGTATTGAAATCAATGCGCTTGGGAGGGGAAGTCGTAGTCATTGGGGAATTGGCCAGATCATTCATGCGCTCACCCTAGCGATCCTGTATGACAGAAAGATGACAGTGCAGTGACGCAGCAAATCCACCACCAGCGGGTACTGGAGGAGGATCAGAGAATTCGAAGAATCTGTGGGAGCGGGCTTGCTCGCGAAAGCGCTTATTCAGTCAACGAAGATGCCGAATCTGAAGGCCTCTTCGCGAGCAAGCCCGCTCCCACAGTGGAGTCCGAAGGGTATTTACTACGGACTCAGTTTGTTACTTTTTTGCGACTTCAGCGCCGCCTTCCTGCAGACCCAGGTCAGCCAGTGCTTTTGCAGCAACCTTGGCCGGCAGTGGGATGTAGCCGTCTTTCACCACAACTTCCTGGCCCTGTTTGGACAGAACCAGTTTCACGAACTCGGCTTCCAGCGGGGCCAGAGGCTTGTTCGGGGCCTTGTTCACGTAAACGTAGAGGAAGCGCGACAGCGGGTACTTGCCGTTCAGGGCGTTTTCTTCGGTGTCTTCGATGAAGTCAGTGCTGCCTTTCTTCGACAGAGCAACGGTCTTCACGCTGGCAGTCTTGTAGCCGATGCCCGAGTAACCGATGCCGTTCAGCGAGGAGCTGATCGACTGCACAACCGACGCCGAGCCTGGTTGTTCGTTGACGTTAGGTTTGTAGTCGCCTTTGCACAAGGCTTCTTCTTTGAAGTAGCCGTAGGTGCCGGATACCGAGTTACGACCGAACAGTTGCACTGGCTTGTTGGCCAGGTCGCCGGTCACACCCAGGTCGCCCCAGGTTTTCACGTCGGCTTTGGCGCCGCACAGACGGGTGGACGAGAAGATCGCGTCAACCTGTTCCATGGTCAGGTGCTGGATCGGGTTGTCCTTGTGCACGAACACCGCCAGGGCGTCCACGGCCACCGGGATAGCGGTTGGCTTGTAGCCGTATTTCTGTTCGAAGGCCGCCAGTTCGGTGTCCTTCATCTTGCGGCTCATCGGGCCGAGGTTGGAGGTGCCTTCAGTCAGCGCAGGTGGCGCGGTGGCGGAGCCAGCGGCCTGAATCTGGATGTTTACGTTCGGGTATTCTTTCTTGTAGTTCTCAGCCCACAGGGTCATGAGGTTGGCCAGAGTGTCGGAACCAACGCTGGACAAGTTGCCCGATACACCGGTGACCTTGGTGTAAGCCGGAATTGCCGGGTCAACGCCAGCGGCTACCGCGTGGGCAGTCGCAACGCCAGCAGCGACAAAAGTCATTGCCGCCATCAAACGCTTCAGTTTCATGCCTTACTCCTAGCAGATAGGGTGTGTTAAGTCGGGGCCAAGTATCAGCAGGCCGTGTGAACACTCTATGGCTGAAATATGACAATTGGATGAAAGGCCAGTATCGGGGTTTTGCAGGATGATTCGAAGATCTCAGAGAACAACACAGAACTAATGTGGGAGCGGGCTTGCTCGCGAAGAGGCCGTGTCAGCCTATTCATATGCAGACTGACACAACGCATTCGCGAGCAAGCCCGCTCCCACAGGTGAAAATTTTCAGCGCCCCTTTTTCCAGAGCCACGCCCCCACCAGAATCCCCATCGTGCACAGCACCGCCACATAGTAAGCCGGGCCCATCGCACTCTCTTTAAGCAGCAGGCTGACCACCATCGGCGTCAGGCCACCGAAGATCGCGTACGCCACGTTGTACGAGAACGACAATCCGCTGAAGCGCACCACCGGCGGGAATGCCTTGACCATCACGTACGGCACCGCACCGATGGTGCCGACCAGCAGACCGGTCAGCGCATACAGCGGGAACAGCCAGTTCGGGTGATCGGCGAGGCTGTGATAGAAGGTCCAGGAACTGATCAGCAAGCCCAGCGAACCAAAGACAAACACCCGGCCGGCGCCGAGACGGTCGGCCAGAGCACCGGAGATGATGCAACCGACGCTGAGGAACACGATCGCCAGGCTGTTGGATTGCAGCGCCACTGTCGCTGAGAAGTGATAGACCGTCTGCAGCACGGTCGGGGTCATCAGGATCACCACGACAATCCCGGCGGACAGCAGCCAGGTCAGCAGCATCGAGACCGCAATCGCCCCGCGATGGTCACGCAGTACCGCACGCAGCGGTACTTCTTCGGCGAGCGCCTTGCGCAGTTGCAGCTCGGCGAACACCGGGGTTTCATGCAGCCAGCGGCGCAGGTACACCGAGAACAGACCGAACACGCCTCCGAGCAGGAACGGGATCCGCCAGGCGTAATCGGCGACTTCCCCCGGGGTATAAATGCTGTTGATCGCCGTGGCGACCAATGAGCCGAGCAGGATGCCGGCGGTCAGGCCGCTGGTCAGGGTGCCGCAGGCGTAGCCGATGTGCTTTTGCGGCACGTGTTCGGAAACGAAGACCCACGCCCCCGGCACTTCCCCGCCAATCGCCGCGCCCTGGATAACTCGCATCAACAACAGCAGGATCGGCGCCCACATACCGATCTGCGCGTAGGTCGGCAGCAGGCCCATGATCAGGGTCGGCACGGCCATCATGAAAATGCTCAGGGTGAACATCTTCTTGCGCCCCAGCAGGTCGCCGAAGTGCGCCATGACGATGCCGCCCAGCGGCCGCGCAAGGTAACCGGCGGCGAAAATGCCGAAGGTCTGCATCAGGCGCAGCCACTCGGGCATGTCGGCCGGGAAGAACAGCTTGCCGACCACGGTGGCGAAGAACACGAAGATGATGAAATCGTAAAACTCCAGCGCACCGCCCAGGGCCGATAGCGACAGAGTCTTGTAGTCATTGCGGGTCAGGGGGCGTGCAGGTTGCTCGGGCTGCGCGAGGCTCGAAGGCGCTGTGGTCATGGCAAGGGCTTCTCTTATAGGCGGATCTACCGCCACAACAACGCTGGCTGTGGCTTGGGCAGGTTCGGCACCATAGCAAATTGTTCGAAAAAGCACATAGAGGCGCGTATTTGCCGGTCAAAATCAGAACCCGATGGTCGTCGCGGAGTCTACCGACCGATATACTCGCAACCTTGCTCCGGTTTGTAGGGGGTTGCTGTGCGAAAACGTCGTTGGCCCGACCTTTGAACGGGATCAGCCGGTTTCGCAGAGTTTCCCCTTTAGGCGCCTATGGAAAACGTGACGAACGCAGTATGTTCGGTGCTGAATCGTTTTTCCTGAAGACGGCTACCACCAGCAATACCAACGAAGAGTCACGGGTCAGAGGCACCCCCGGCATGATAGAGCTCGAACAAGAAGATCCGATCCCGCAAGGCGACCTGGCCTTGCAAATTACCGCACTCCCGCGCGAAACCAACGGCTTTGGCGATATTTTCGGCGGCTGGCTGGTGGCGCAGATGGATCTGGCGGGTACCGCAATGGCCAGCCGCGTGGCCGGTGGTCGCGTAGCCACTGTCGCCATCGACCGCATGGCCTTCCTGGTGCCGGTCGCGGTGGGCGCGCAATTGTCCTTTTATACCCAGACCCTGGAAATCGGCCGCAGCTCGATCCAGATGATGGTCGAAGTGTGGAGCGACGATCCGCTGTCCAGCGAGTGGCGTAAAGTGACCGAGGCGGTATTCGTCTTCGTCGCCATCGACGGCAGCGGTCGCACCCGCTCAGTGCCACCGCGCGCGCGTTAAACATCGCCGCGGTTTTGCGGTCGATAGTCGTCCCAAGTGTCTGATCGAGAGTTGCCCCATGAACACGCCCAACGTTGAAGCGGTGAAACTGGATGAACTGAACTGCTGGCGCATCCGCCACGGTCAGGCCGAAGTGCTGGTGGCCCAGCAAGGCGCGCACATCCTCAGTTATCAAATCGACGGCCAGCCGCCGATCATCTGGCTCAACGACAAGGCTGTGTTCAAGACCGGCAAGAGCATCCGTGCCGGTGTGCCGGTGTGCTGGCCGTGGTTCGGCAAGTTCGAACGCAACCCGCAGAGCGTGCAGGCCATGTATACCGGTGAGCAACCGGCACCCGCGCACGGTCTGGTGCGGGCGATGGATTGGGAGCTGGGCGGCATCGAATCAGAGGCTGACGGCGTCAAGGTTGAATTCAGGCTGCCCTACCCCGAAGGTGGCCTGCCGGGCTGGCCGCATCAGGTCGATCTGACCCTGACCCTGCATCTGAGTGATCAGTTGCACATCAGCCTGACCAGCCACAATCGGGGTGTCGAAACCGTCAGCATCAGCCAGGCGCTGCACACTTATTTCGCGGTCAGTGATGTGCGTAACGTGCACGTCGAGGGTGTTGAAGGGCTGAATTACATCGAGACTCTGGACAACTGGAACACCCACCGCCAGCAAGGCGAACTGCGCTTTACCGGGGAAACCGACCGCATCTACCTCGACGCGCCAGCGCAACTGAGCATCGTCGATCCGACCTGGGAACGACGCATCGTACTGAGCGCCAGCGGCTCACGCACGGCAGTGATCTGGAACCCGTGGATCGACCGCGCGGCAGCACTGGCCGACATGGACAACGATGGCTGGCAGCGCATGCTGTGCATCGAGACGGCGAATGTGATGGATGATGTGGTCACGCTGGGCTCGGGTGCGAGCCATACCATGGGCGTCAGCATCGGCAGCAAACCGCTCTGACCAACACCGCAATATCGATGTGGGTGAAAGCCTTTGTGGTGAGGGGATTTATCCCCGATGGCCTGCGGAGCAGGCCCCTGCCCCTGATTCAAAGCGGGGGTCGCTTCGCAACCCATCGGGGATAAATCCCCTCGCTACAATTGTTCAGATGTTAGAGATCAGACTCCTGCACCACCCGCACTTTGTCAGCTTCCAGCGCATACGCCGCATCGGCCAGGTCATTGCTGACCTTCTCGATCTTCAGCGTGCCGGTTACCCACAGCGGCGTGTAGATGTCATCCAGCTTCAAACCCTTGGGATAACGCACCAGCACCAGTTGATTCGGTGGTGGCGGTGGCACGTGGATGCAGGCGCCAGGGTACGGCACGAGGAAGAACAGCGTGCTGCGGCCCTTGGCGTCGGATTCCAGCGGCACCGGGTAGCCACCGATGCGGATGTGCTTGTCGTTCATCGACGCCACGGTCTTGGTCGAATACATCACCGCCGGCAGGCCTTTAGCCTGTTTCATCCCGCCCTTCTCGGTGAAGGTGCCGGTGGCTTCCGGGGAGTTGTGGTCGATTTCGGGCATGGCCTCGAGGGCTTTCTGGTCCGACTTGGGCATCAGTTCCAGCCAGTCGGTTTCCGGCAGTTCGCCGGCGTGGGCCAGACCGCTGCCCAGCAAAAGAAGAGTCAACAGAAGACGGCGCATGGAGGTGCTCGGTAAAAGATGCTCGGATAAAGGAAGGACGTTAAATCGCCGAGCATTCTAGCCCTCCCTGCCACGTTGGCAGAGAGGACTTGGTCGCTTGGATCAGTTCTTTTTGATCAGGCCGTAGATCACCAGCAGCACGATCGCGCCGACCAGTGCACCGATGAAGCCTGCGCCCTGACCTGCCTGATAGATACCCAGGGCCTGGCCGCCGTAAGTGGCCGCCAGCGAACCGCCGATACCGAGCAGGATGGTCATGATCCAGCCCATGCTGTCATCGCCCGGTTTGAGGAAGCGTGCCAGCAGGCCGACGATCAAGCCGATAAAGATGGTTCCGATAATTCCCATGGCATTTCCCTCTGATTTGGTAGATATGCCAAAGCCTAGTCAGACTTTGGCATCCTGCCATGAGAGAACGGCGGCTCCCGAAGGTTCCGCCGTTGCCACATGAAACTGTTTACTCGGCGATAAGCGCTTCGACCTTGACGATCTGTGCTTGCAGCGTGGCCATGTCGGCGCAGCGCAGGTTGGCGTGACCGACCTTGCGCCCGGCCTTGAAGGCTTTGCCGTAGTGGTGCAGATGGCAATCTTCGATGGCGATCACTTTCTCTACCGGCGGAACCACGCCGATGAAGTTGAGCATCGCGCTCTCGCCGACCTTGGCGGTCGAACCCAGCGGCAGGCCGGCCACGGCGCGCAGGTGGTTTTCGAACTGGCTGCACTCGGCGCCTTCGGTGGTCCAGTGCCCGGAGTTGTGCACGCGCGGGGCGATCTCGTTGGCCTTGAGGCCACCGTCGACTTCAAAGAACTCGAACGCCATCACGCCGACGTAATCCAGCTGCTTGAGCACACGGCTGGAGTAGTCTTCGGCCAACGCCTGCAGCGGGTGATCGGTGCTGGCCACCGACAGCTTGAGGATGCCGCTGTCGTGGGTGTTGTGCACCAGTGGATAGAACTTGGTTTCACCATCACGGGCACGCACGGCGATCAGCGAAACTTCGCCGGTGAACGGCACGAAGCCTTCCAGCAGGCAGGCAACGCTGCCCAGCTCGGCGAACGTACCCACCACGTCTTTCGGCTTGCGCAGGACTTTCTGACCCTTGCCGTCGTAACCCAGGGTGCGGGTTTTCAGCACGGCCGGCAGACCGATGGCAGCCACGGCGGCGTCCAGGTCGGCTTGCGATTGAATGTCGGCGAAGGCCGGGGTCGGGATGCCCAGCTCCTTGAACATGCTCTTCTCGAACCAGCGGTCGCGAGCGATGCGCAGGGCTTCGGCGCTCGGATAGACCGGGACGAATTGCGAGAGGAACGCCACGGTTTCGGCCGGGACGCTTTCGAACTCGAAGGTCACCAGATCGACTTCATCGGCCAATTGACGCAGGTGATCCTGATCGCCGTAATCGGCCCGCAGGTGTTCGCCCAGTGTCGCGGCGCAAGCGTCCGGCGCAGGGTCGAGGAAAGCGAAGTTCATGCCCAGCGGAGTGCCCGCCAGCGCCAACATGCGGCCCAACTGGCCGCCACCGATTACACCGATCTTCATCTCAACAACCTCAGGCAATACGTGGGTCTGGATTGTCCAGGACGCTGTCTGTCTGCTCGGCACGGAAGGTTTTCAGTACCGCGTGGAACTGTGGATGCTTGGCGCCGAGAATGCTCGCCGAGAGCAGCGCGGCGTTGATCGCGCCGGCCTTGCCGATGGCCAGGGTGGCAACCGGAATGCCCGCCGGCATCTGCACGATCGACAGCAGCGAATCGACGCCCGAGAGCATCGACGACTGCACCGGAACGCCCAGTACCGGCAGGTGGGTCTTGGCCGCACACATGCCTGGCAGGTGGGCTGCGCCACCGGCACCGGCGATGATCACCTCGATGCCGCGGCCCTCAGCCTCTTCGGCGTACTGGAACAGCAGATCCGGGGTGCGGTGGGCAGAAACCACCTTGACCTCGTACGGGATGCCGAGCTTTTCCAGCATATCGGCGGTGTGGCTAAGGGTGGACCAATCGGACTTGGAGCCCATGATCACGCCAACCAGTGCACTCATCGTCGCGCCTCTTCTCTCTGGGCGCCCGCAGGCGCGTCAAAAACAACAAGCCACGCAGGATTGCGTGGCTTGATTGTACGAAAAATGGCCGGACGTACCGGCCGAAGGCCGCGCAGTATACCGCAAAGAAAGCAATAAACAGCCCCCGAAACGACCATCTGTCAAATCAGCCAAAGGCCCGGTTTTATTGACTTGAAGGTCAGCGACAGAACACCGCAAATCCGCCCTGTGGGAGCGGGCTTGCTCGCGAAGGCGTCAGGTCAGATACATGAATCTCGACTGACACACCGTATTCGCGAGCAAGCCCGCTCCCACAATTGGATCTGCGATGGTTCAGGAAGCCTGTGCAGCGCCGCCTTCAAGCTTGCGCCACAGCAACCGCACGTTGGCCTTGCGCACCAGTGCGCAGCGATACAGGCGAATCTCCAGCGGCACGTGCCATTGCGGGCCGCCGCAGACAACAAGTTCGCCACGGGCCAGCTCTGCGCGCACACTCAACTGCGGCACCCAGGCGATGCCGAGCCCCTCCAGGGCCATGCTCTTGAGGCTGTCGGCCATGGCGGTTTCATAGATGGTGGTGAAACGCAGCTGACGCTGGCGCAACAAACCATTCACCGAACGCCCGAGAAACGCCCCGGCGCTGTACGCCAACAGCGGCACACTGGCCTCGCCTTCCA
The Pseudomonas fluorescens genome window above contains:
- a CDS encoding GlsB/YeaQ/YmgE family stress response membrane protein, with protein sequence MGIIGTIFIGLIVGLLARFLKPGDDSMGWIMTILLGIGGSLAATYGGQALGIYQAGQGAGFIGALVGAIVLLVIYGLIKKN
- a CDS encoding MFS transporter, translated to MTTAPSSLAQPEQPARPLTRNDYKTLSLSALGGALEFYDFIIFVFFATVVGKLFFPADMPEWLRLMQTFGIFAAGYLARPLGGIVMAHFGDLLGRKKMFTLSIFMMAVPTLIMGLLPTYAQIGMWAPILLLLMRVIQGAAIGGEVPGAWVFVSEHVPQKHIGYACGTLTSGLTAGILLGSLVATAINSIYTPGEVADYAWRIPFLLGGVFGLFSVYLRRWLHETPVFAELQLRKALAEEVPLRAVLRDHRGAIAVSMLLTWLLSAGIVVVILMTPTVLQTVYHFSATVALQSNSLAIVFLSVGCIISGALADRLGAGRVFVFGSLGLLISSWTFYHSLADHPNWLFPLYALTGLLVGTIGAVPYVMVKAFPPVVRFSGLSFSYNVAYAIFGGLTPMVVSLLLKESAMGPAYYVAVLCTMGILVGAWLWKKGR
- a CDS encoding 5-(carboxyamino)imidazole ribonucleotide synthase, encoding MKIGVIGGGQLGRMLALAGTPLGMNFAFLDPAPDACAATLGEHLRADYGDQDHLRQLADEVDLVTFEFESVPAETVAFLSQFVPVYPSAEALRIARDRWFEKSMFKELGIPTPAFADIQSQADLDAAVAAIGLPAVLKTRTLGYDGKGQKVLRKPKDVVGTFAELGSVACLLEGFVPFTGEVSLIAVRARDGETKFYPLVHNTHDSGILKLSVASTDHPLQALAEDYSSRVLKQLDYVGVMAFEFFEVDGGLKANEIAPRVHNSGHWTTEGAECSQFENHLRAVAGLPLGSTAKVGESAMLNFIGVVPPVEKVIAIEDCHLHHYGKAFKAGRKVGHANLRCADMATLQAQIVKVEALIAE
- a CDS encoding D-hexose-6-phosphate mutarotase; its protein translation is MNTPNVEAVKLDELNCWRIRHGQAEVLVAQQGAHILSYQIDGQPPIIWLNDKAVFKTGKSIRAGVPVCWPWFGKFERNPQSVQAMYTGEQPAPAHGLVRAMDWELGGIESEADGVKVEFRLPYPEGGLPGWPHQVDLTLTLHLSDQLHISLTSHNRGVETVSISQALHTYFAVSDVRNVHVEGVEGLNYIETLDNWNTHRQQGELRFTGETDRIYLDAPAQLSIVDPTWERRIVLSASGSRTAVIWNPWIDRAAALADMDNDGWQRMLCIETANVMDDVVTLGSGASHTMGVSIGSKPL
- a CDS encoding acyl-CoA thioesterase — translated: MIELEQEDPIPQGDLALQITALPRETNGFGDIFGGWLVAQMDLAGTAMASRVAGGRVATVAIDRMAFLVPVAVGAQLSFYTQTLEIGRSSIQMMVEVWSDDPLSSEWRKVTEAVFVFVAIDGSGRTRSVPPRAR
- a CDS encoding phosphate ABC transporter substrate-binding protein PstS; amino-acid sequence: MKLKRLMAAMTFVAAGVATAHAVAAGVDPAIPAYTKVTGVSGNLSSVGSDTLANLMTLWAENYKKEYPNVNIQIQAAGSATAPPALTEGTSNLGPMSRKMKDTELAAFEQKYGYKPTAIPVAVDALAVFVHKDNPIQHLTMEQVDAIFSSTRLCGAKADVKTWGDLGVTGDLANKPVQLFGRNSVSGTYGYFKEEALCKGDYKPNVNEQPGSASVVQSISSSLNGIGYSGIGYKTASVKTVALSKKGSTDFIEDTEENALNGKYPLSRFLYVYVNKAPNKPLAPLEAEFVKLVLSKQGQEVVVKDGYIPLPAKVAAKALADLGLQEGGAEVAKK
- a CDS encoding DUF3299 domain-containing protein, whose protein sequence is MRRLLLTLLLLGSGLAHAGELPETDWLELMPKSDQKALEAMPEIDHNSPEATGTFTEKGGMKQAKGLPAVMYSTKTVASMNDKHIRIGGYPVPLESDAKGRSTLFFLVPYPGACIHVPPPPPNQLVLVRYPKGLKLDDIYTPLWVTGTLKIEKVSNDLADAAYALEADKVRVVQESDL